A stretch of the Carassius carassius chromosome 50, fCarCar2.1, whole genome shotgun sequence genome encodes the following:
- the LOC132133486 gene encoding leucine-rich repeat-containing protein 10B-like — protein sequence MGNSSRKEAQDEGEEKETKGDKGEEEKTAKKGEVEVMEDEELPFGVHKLLESGDRVLDLSYYKFRRLPRQVLNLEYLEKLYVCGNRLRNVPKGIMRLQALRTLGLDFNKLVDVPLPVCQLTNLTCLYLGSNRLISLPPEVRNLQNLRCLWVESNYFQRFPKQLYDLPNLRSLQIGDNRLRMLPSDLWRMESLRGLWLYGNRFQEFPRVLLKMEQLEILDMDRNRISEFPNLHHLSALRLFSYDHNPVKEPPRVREEVLIVGEGAEEVLQARGRRKEAKEQAEKDAEDAAVVAAAAASPVIHGILKKLRMNSALNLAAAKEKVTNESVASTTPTGDENGPQNNDRCAFFEEAGLGYDDGRLEYEREELISEGEGYEGDEGAEFEYERAEMDYEYEGYE from the coding sequence ATGGGCAACTCGTCCCGGAAAGAGGCCCAAGACGAAGGAGAGGAAAAGGAGACGAAGGGAGATAAAGGAGAGGAGGAAAAAACTGCTAAAAAAGGAGAAGTCGAGGTCATGGAGGATGAGGAGTTACCGTTCGGAGTCCACAAGCTCTTGGAGAGCGGAGATCGAGTGTTGGACCTGAGCTACTACAAGTTCCGTCGCCTTCCTCGTCAAGTCCTGAACCTGGAGTACCTGGAGAAGCTTTACGTCTGTGGAAACCGCCTCCGCAACGTCCCTAAGGGTATCATGCGGCTGCAGGCTTTGCGTACCCTGGGGCTCGACTTCAATAAGCTTGTTGATGTTCCTCTGCCGGTGTGCCAGCTGACTAATCTCACGTGTCTTTACCTGGGAAGCAACCGGCTGATAAGCCTCCCACCAGAAGTGAGGAACCTGCAGAACTTGCGTTGCCTCTGGGTGGAGAGCAACTACTTCCAGCGATTCCCCAAGCAGTTGTACGACCTTCCCAATTTACGCTCACTGCAGATTGGGGACAACCGTCTGCGCATGCTTCCCTCTGACCTATGGCGCATGGAGTCCCTGAGAGGACTCTGGTTGTATGGAAACCGCTTTCAGGAGTTTCCACGAGTGCTCCTAAAGATGGAGCAGCTGGAGATTCTGGACATGGATCGCAATCGGATATCAGAGTTTCCAAACTTGCATCATCTATCGGCGCTGCGACTCTTCTCCTATGACCACAACCCTGTAAAGGAGCCACCACGTGTAAGGGAGGAGGTGCTTATAGTCGGAGAGGGCGCTGAGGAGGTGTTGCAGGCTAGAGGGAGAAGGAAAGAGGCAAAAGAACAAGCAGAGAAGGACGCAGAGGACGCGGCGGTCGTGGCGGCAGCGGCAGCTAGTCCGGTCATTCACGGAATACTCAAGAAACTCCGAATGAACTCCGCCCTTAACCTGGCAGCTGCTAAGGAGAAGGTAACAAATGAGTCTGTTGCATCAACAACCCCAACTGGGGATGAAAACGGACCACAAAATAATGACAGATGTGCATTTTTTGAGGAGGCGGGGCTTGGTTATGACGATGGGCGTCTGGAGTATGAAAGGGAGGAGCTAATCAGTGAGGGGGAGGGGTATGAAGGCGACGAGGGGGCGGAGTTCGAATATGAGAGGGCAGAAATGGACTATGAATATGAAGGTTATGAGTGA